One Edaphobacter bradus DNA window includes the following coding sequences:
- the leuD gene encoding 3-isopropylmalate dehydratase small subunit: MEPINILTSKAAPLPLPNIDTDQIIPKQFLKRIERTGYGEFLFYDWRYNFDDAGHPATNPDFVLNKPEHKGAEVLIAERNFGCGSSREHAAWALQQYGFRAVIAPTFADIFFSNAGKNGMIIVRLTEDEVKTLLDRCTKNPEHKLTINLEAQTVTDDQGFNAHFDIDPFRKYCLLNGLDDIGLTLRQAEAIDKFESQHDKEFWSAPKATVV, translated from the coding sequence ATGGAACCCATCAATATCCTCACCTCCAAAGCCGCCCCGCTGCCGCTGCCCAACATCGACACGGACCAGATCATCCCCAAACAGTTCCTCAAACGCATCGAGCGAACGGGCTACGGCGAGTTCCTCTTCTACGACTGGCGCTATAACTTCGACGATGCCGGCCACCCCGCCACCAACCCCGACTTCGTCCTCAACAAACCTGAGCACAAGGGCGCCGAGGTCCTCATCGCCGAGCGCAACTTCGGCTGCGGCAGCTCGCGCGAGCACGCCGCCTGGGCGCTACAGCAGTACGGCTTCCGCGCCGTCATCGCCCCCACCTTCGCCGACATCTTCTTCTCCAACGCCGGCAAGAACGGCATGATCATCGTCCGCCTCACCGAAGACGAAGTCAAAACCCTGCTCGACCGCTGCACAAAGAACCCAGAGCACAAGCTCACCATCAACCTCGAAGCCCAAACCGTCACCGACGATCAAGGCTTCAACGCCCACTTCGACATCGACCCGTTCCGCAAATACTGCCTGCTGAATGGCCTCGACGATATCGGCCTAACCCTGCGCCAGGCCGAAGCCATCGACAAATTCGAAAGCCAACACGACAAAGAATTCTGGTCCGCACCAAAAGCCACCGTCGTATGA
- a CDS encoding GyrI-like domain-containing protein produces the protein MIETPYITQTTEQHTAALHLTVPSDQIRSVMGPGVQEVLAAISAQGIAPTGPWFTHHFRRPTDTFDFQICFPVSQPIAPAGRVVPSTWPAMTVARTIFHGNYSGLPAAWREFHEWLDANGHKTATDLWERYLINPDSSPDPSTWRTELNRPLID, from the coding sequence ATGATCGAAACGCCGTATATCACGCAAACCACCGAGCAGCACACCGCCGCGCTCCATCTCACCGTCCCGAGCGACCAGATCCGTAGCGTCATGGGTCCCGGAGTGCAAGAGGTCCTCGCCGCGATCTCTGCTCAGGGAATCGCTCCCACCGGCCCATGGTTCACCCACCATTTCAGAAGGCCTACCGACACCTTCGACTTCCAGATCTGCTTCCCCGTCTCGCAGCCCATCGCTCCCGCCGGTCGCGTCGTCCCGTCCACATGGCCGGCCATGACCGTGGCCAGAACGATCTTCCACGGAAACTACAGCGGCCTTCCCGCGGCGTGGAGAGAGTTCCACGAGTGGCTCGACGCGAACGGACACAAGACCGCAACCGACCTCTGGGAGCGGTATCTCATCAATCCCGACTCCAGCCCGGACCCGTCCACCTGGCGCACTGAACTCAATCGTCCACTCATCGACTAA
- the leuC gene encoding 3-isopropylmalate dehydratase large subunit: MSTAPQSTPKTLFEKVWQQHLVAEPEGEPTILYIDLHLIHEVTSPQAFDGLRMAGRKLRRPDRTIATVDHNVPTTSAYDRLHIVDQISAAQVNALRKNCAEFGVEFFDVQDASQGIVHMIGPELGATKPGMTIVCGDSHTSTHGAFGALAFGIGTSEVEHVMATQTLPQSKPKTFRITVDGELPFGVTAKDIILDIIGKIGTDGATGYVIEYAGSAIRALSMEGRMTICNMSIEAGARAGMIAPDETTFAYLKGRRFSPTGTAWDEAVAHWRTLPTDPGATYDRELHIDAATLAPRVTWGTSPGMVTGIDGKVPSVEDARTEADRKSFARALEYMGLKPGTPMQEIKVDAVFLGSCTNARIEDLRAAAKVVKGHHIATTVRAMVVPGSQAVKRQAEQEGLDAIFKTAGFEWREPGCSMCLGMNPDILSPGERCASTSNRNFEGRQGRGGRTHLVSPEMAAAAAITGHFTDIRQWNSNSSEKSSPEGRA, from the coding sequence ATGAGCACAGCACCCCAATCAACACCCAAGACACTCTTCGAAAAAGTCTGGCAGCAGCACCTCGTCGCCGAGCCCGAGGGCGAGCCGACGATCCTCTACATCGACCTCCACCTCATCCACGAGGTCACCTCGCCACAGGCCTTCGACGGTCTCCGCATGGCTGGCCGCAAGCTGCGCCGCCCTGACCGCACCATCGCCACCGTGGACCACAACGTCCCCACCACCAGCGCCTACGACCGGCTCCACATCGTCGACCAGATCTCCGCCGCACAGGTCAACGCATTGCGTAAGAACTGCGCTGAGTTTGGCGTCGAGTTCTTCGATGTACAGGACGCCTCCCAAGGCATCGTCCACATGATCGGCCCCGAGCTAGGAGCCACCAAGCCCGGCATGACCATCGTCTGCGGCGACTCGCACACCTCGACGCACGGCGCATTCGGAGCCCTCGCCTTCGGAATCGGTACCAGCGAGGTCGAGCACGTCATGGCCACGCAAACCCTCCCGCAGTCAAAGCCAAAGACCTTCCGCATAACGGTCGACGGCGAGCTTCCCTTCGGCGTCACCGCCAAGGACATCATCCTCGACATCATCGGCAAGATCGGCACCGACGGAGCCACCGGCTACGTCATCGAGTACGCGGGCTCGGCCATCCGCGCGCTTTCTATGGAAGGCCGCATGACCATCTGCAACATGAGCATCGAGGCCGGAGCCCGGGCCGGCATGATCGCCCCCGACGAGACCACCTTCGCCTACCTCAAGGGCCGCCGCTTCTCGCCCACTGGCACAGCATGGGACGAGGCCGTAGCTCACTGGCGCACTCTGCCCACCGACCCCGGCGCGACCTATGACCGTGAGCTGCACATCGACGCCGCCACGCTTGCCCCGCGCGTCACCTGGGGAACCTCGCCCGGCATGGTCACTGGAATCGACGGCAAGGTTCCCTCCGTCGAAGACGCGCGGACCGAAGCCGACCGCAAGTCCTTCGCCCGCGCCCTCGAATACATGGGCCTCAAGCCCGGCACGCCGATGCAGGAAATCAAGGTTGACGCCGTCTTCCTCGGCTCCTGCACCAACGCCCGCATCGAAGACCTCCGCGCCGCCGCAAAGGTCGTCAAAGGCCACCACATCGCGACCACCGTGCGCGCGATGGTCGTCCCTGGCTCTCAGGCCGTCAAGCGCCAGGCCGAGCAGGAGGGCCTCGACGCCATCTTCAAGACCGCGGGCTTCGAGTGGCGCGAGCCCGGCTGCAGCATGTGCCTCGGCATGAACCCCGACATCCTCTCCCCCGGCGAGCGCTGCGCCTCCACCAGCAACCGCAACTTCGAAGGCCGCCAGGGCCGCGGAGGCCGCACCCACCTCGTCTCCCCTGAGATGGCAGCAGCCGCTGCCATCACCGGCCACTTCACCGACATCCGTCAATGGAACTCCAATAGCTCAGAAAAATCTTCCCCGGAAGGTAGAGCATGA